The genomic window TCAGGCCGTCGCCGTCGCGATCGCCCACTCGAAGGCCCTGGACGAGGGAACGGTGCCGCTCGGCCTGCGCCTCCGCTTCGCCCTGTTCGACCGGCTCGTGTACGGCAAGCTGAAGAAGGCCATGGGCGGCAACATCCGGTACGCGGTGTCGGGCTCCGCTCCCCTCGGCACCCGTCTCGGCCACTTCTTCCGCAGCCTCGACATCCGCATCCTCGAGGGCTACGGCCTGACGGAGACCACGGCGCCGGCCTCGGTGAACCTCGTGTCGCGCTTCAAGATCGGCACGGTCGGGCCGGCCCTGCCGGGCGTCTCGCTGAGGATCGACGACGACGGCGAGGTGCTGGTCAAGGGCGAGAACGTCTTCGCCGGCTACTGGAAGAACGAGGAGGAGACGGCCGCGGTCATGCAGGACGGCTGGTTCCGCACGGGCGACCTCGGCAGCCTCGACGGTGACGGCTACCTCACCATCACGGGCCGCAAGAAGGAGATCATCGTCACGGCGGGCGGCAAGAACGTCGCCCCCGCCGTGCTCGAGGACCCGATCCGCGCGAACCCGCTCGTCGGCCAGGTCGTCGTCGTGGGCGACCAGCGCCCGTTCATCTCGGCGCTCGTCACCCTCGACCCCGAGATGCTGCCGGTCTGGCTGAACAACGCGGGCGAGGCCGCCGACATGCCGCTCGCCGAGGCTGCCGAGCACCCTGCCGTCCTGGCCGAGGTGCAGCGGGCCGTCGACCTCGCGAACGAGGCGGTGTCGCGAGCGGAGTCCATCCGCAAGTTCGTCGTCCTGCCGATCGAGCTGACCGAGGCCAGCGGGCACCTGACGCCGAAGATGAGCGTCAAGCGGGCCGTCGTGATCAAGGACTTCGCCGGCCAGATCGCCGATCTCTACACCGTCTACCCCAACACGGAGTCGGTCAGGACCGTGTCGTCCGCGGACAAGCCCGACTCCGCCGCCTGACCGAGGGAGCTGCTGGTGGTGCGCCGATCAGGCCCGCCACCAGTCGCTCGCCCGGATCTGCCTGAGGGCGTCGCGACGGGTCTCGGTCTCGAGGGTCATGACGTAGAGGGTGCCGGCGAGGTGGTCGGTCTCGTGCTGGAGCGCCTGGGCCATCAGGCCGTCTCCCTCGAGCACGACCGGCTCGCCGTCCAGGTCGATGCCCTCGACGCGGGCCCGGGACCAGCGCGGAGTCGGGAACCAGAAGCCCGGCACGGACAGGCAGCCCTCCTCCACCAGCTCCTTCTCGCCCGACAGCTCGGTGATCTCGGGGTTCAGGACGTAGCCGACCTCGCCGTCGACGTTGTAGCTGAATGCCCGGAGCCCGACGCCGATCTGTGGCGCGGCCACGCCGGCACGGCCCGGCTCGCGCACGGTGTCGAGGAGGTCGTCGACCAGCGAGGCCAGCCGTGCGTCGCCCACCCGGACGGGGTCGGAGGGCGACCGGAGCACCGGGTCGCCGAAGAGTCGGATGGGTCGGACGCTCACGACGAGCACCTCCTGGGAACGGGACGGGGAACGGGGCTCTGGGCCGCCGGAGACAGAGGGAGCCTGCCGGGATCGCCCGTCGGGCGACGTGGCGTGCAGGTGCTTCAAGAATAGTGACGGTATCGTCGTCGTCGTGCATGTACTCAGCGTCAGTTCTCTCAAAGGCGGCGTCGGCAAGACGACCGTGACGCTCGGACTCACGTCGGCGGCCTTCGCCAAGGGCCTCCGGACCCTGGTGGTCGATCTCGACCCGCAGTCCGACGTCTCCACGGGCCTCGACATCACCGTCGCGGGTCACCTCAACGTCGCCGACGTGCTCGCGTCGCCGAAGGAGAAGACGGTCAGGGCGGCGATCGCCCCCAGCGGCTGGACCAAGGGGCGCACGGGCAAGATCGACGTCATGATCGGCAGCCCCTCGGCCATCAACTTCGACGGGCCGCACCCGTCCATCCGCGACATCTGGAAGCTGGAGGAGGCGCTCGCGAACGTCGAGGCCGACTACGACCTCGTCCTGATCGACTGCGCACCCTCCCTCAACGCCCTGACGCGCACCGCCTGGGCCGCGTCCGACCGCGTCACCGTGGTCACCGAGCCCGGCCTGTTCAGCGTCGCGGCCGCCGACCGGGCCCTGCGCGCGATCGAGGAGATCCGCCGAGGCCTCTCGCCCCGCCTGCAGCCCCTGGGAATCATCGTCAACCGTGCCAGGGTCCAGTCGATCGAGCACCAGTTCCGCATCAAGGAGCTGCGCGACATGTTCGGCCCCCTCGTCCTCAGCCCTCAGCTGCCCGAGCGCACGTCGCTGCAGCAGGCCCAGGGCGCCGCCAAGCCGCTGCACGTCTGGCCCGGCGAGAGCGCCCAGGAGATGGCACGGAACTTCGACCAGCTGCTCGAGCGCATCATGCGGACGGCGAAGATCGGCGACTACGCGGAGCCTGCCCCGCGCTGAGTCGGTCCGCGCTGTATCCGACCTGATCCGTGCCACAGTCGCGGCGTGTCACAGCCGGTTCGTGCAGCAGTCGACGCGTGTCACGACCGGTTCCAGCCGCAGTCGGCTCATGCCGATGCCGCAGCCGGCAGGCCGGAAGTCATCCGCCGCCGAGCGTCAGCTCGCGCGGTCGCCCCGGCGTGCGGCGAGCTCGTCGGAGGGATCTGCCGCCGGAGTGCTGTCGAGCTCGACGAGGCTGGTCTCGACCTCGCGGAGGACCTTGCCGACGGCGATGCCGAAGACGCCCTGTCCGCGACTGACGAGGTCGATGACCTCGTCGTTCGAGGTGCAGAGGTACACGCTGGCTCCGTCGCTCATGAGCGTGGTCTGTGCCAGGTCGCTGACCCCCGCCTCCCGCAGCTGGTTCACGGCCGTGCGGATCTGCTGGAGGGAGATGCCGGTGTCGAGGAGGCGCTTCACGAGCTTCAGCACGAGGATGTCGCGGAAGCCGTAGAGACGCTGCGAGCCGGAGCCGGCAGCGCTGCGGATGGTGGGCTCGACCAGGCCGGTGCGGGCCCAGTAGTCGAGCTGGCGGTAGCTGATGCCCGCGGCGCGGGCCGCGACGGTGCCGCGGTAGCCACTGTCGGCGTCGAGCTCGGGCATGCCGTCCGTGAAGAGCAGGCCCCGCTCGTAGCGGGATCCCTCAGGGGAACCTGACTCGTTCATGCACTTGCCTTCCACGTCGCGATCTGACCCGAAACATTCAACACCGGGTTGATGGTTCGACCTGGTCCCACGGTACCCACATCGGGTGCTCGTCGAGGCGACATCCGCGTCGAGGAGTCGGCGTGTCGAGGATATTCGTCGACGGCGCCGCCGTCTACGTGTCGAGGCGGTCGAGGGCAGAGCGGATGAGGGAGGTGCGGACCACCTCGAGCTGCCCGGCGAGCTCTCGGGAGAGCTCCGCGACCCGGGCCCGACCGGCAGGGTCACGACGACGCGCGACCGAGGCGAGCGCGCTCTCGATGAGGCTCAGCTCGCGCTCCGCGGCCGCGCGGAAGCTGCGCAGGTGACGGGGCTCGATGCCTGAGCGACCGAGCTCGACGAGTGCCACGAGGACTGCCAGGGGCTCGTCGCCGTAGGACTCGGACGGCGAGATCAGGGACGACGCGATCGCGTCGTCGAGCAGGGCCGAGGAGGCGCCGGACTCGCGGAGCAGGTCTGCCCGGGAGAAGCGGCGCACGGTCGAGAGCATCGACACGGGAGCCGAGCCCGTCGGGAGCGTCGAGGGCCGGCCGGCGTCGAGGTCGTCCAGGTGCTGGCGGATGACCTTGAGCGGCAGGTAGTGGTCGCGCTGGAGGCCGAGGATGAAGCGCAGGCGCTCGACGTCGGCCGACGAGAACTTGCGGTAGCCGGACGCCGTGCGCACGGGCGTGACCAGCTGACGCTCTTCGAGGAACCGGAGCTTGCTGTTGCTGAGGTCGGGGAACTCGGGCTTCAGACGCGCCAGGACCTGCCCGATCGTCAACAGGTCGGCCGCCCCGGTCGGCGACGACCGGGCGGCGGCGGAGCCGGGCACTACTGGAGCGCCAGGTTGGCCAGGTCGACGCGCGAGGCGTAGAAGGTGAGGCGGAACTTGCCGACCTGCACCTCGGCGCCGTCGCTGAGCAGGGCCTCGTCGATGCGGACGCCGTCGAAGTACGTGCCGTTGAGCGACCCGAGGTCGTTGACCGTGAAGGTCGTGCCCGACCGACGGAACTCGGCGTGCTTGCGGCTGACCGTGACGTCGTCGAGGAAGATGCCCGCGTCGGGGTGCCGACCCGCGACGGTGACGTCGGAGTCGAGGAGGAACCGGGCGCCGATGTTCGGGCCCCGCCGGACGACGAGGAGGGCAGAACCGGACGGGAGGGCAGCCACGGCCTCGCCCTCGTCGGACGTCGCCCCGCCCTGGAGGGCGGCCAGCTGGGCCTGGTACTCCTCGTTGAAGCTGAGGGTGGTGTCGACCTCGCGGGAGGACCCGGGGACGCCTTGGACCGGAGTGTGCGCCGTGTGGCCGTCGACACGGGCGTCGCCGTGCTGCTCGGGGCCGTGCTCGTCGGACACGTGGTGAACGGGCTCTGCCATCGTGGACCTCCTTCGGGTGACCAGCGTATCGGATCGACGGCACCCGGCGGCAACGCTTTTCCGGGCGGTCCGCAGCGGGGCGGGCGGGCGTCCGCCTAAGGGAGGACAGGACCAGGGGCTGTCGGCGGTTCCTCCGAGAACTCACGACCACCTCCTCGACGGTTCATAGGGAACTGATGGGCGAGCGCCGTTCCATGGTCCTCATCACCTCGACCACCGCCTCAGGAGGCACCTCATGAACGACCGCGAGAGCGACGCCGACCGCACCGCTGACCAGCCGACGCCCGCGACGACGCCGACCCCGACCCCGACCGACGCGGCTCCGCCCGAGGTGCACACGCTTCCCCACGTGACGGGTGCCTCCGAGGCCCGCTTCGTGTCCGCCGCCGCCGAGGACCCGGCCGCGACCCAGGGCCGTCCGGCCGCGGTCGGGCCCGAGCTGCCCGCCGCGTTCGGCCCCCGGCCCTCGCGCCGCCGCCGCCCCGGCCGGTGGGCCCTCGTCACGGGAGCGGCCGCGGTCCTCGTGCTCGGCATCGGCGGGGCCGGCGTGGGCGCCTGGTCGCTCGGCCACTCCGTCGGCCTCGCCGCCGCGGAGGCACGCCAGCAGACCTACCAGCTCTCGCCCCAGCAGCTCCCGTCGCAGGGCTCGCCGTTCGGCAGCTCGGACGGGTCGTCGTCGGGAGGCCAGCTGCTCCCCGGCCAGGACCAGGGCGGCACGGGCGGGACCGGCACCTCAGAGTCGTCCGCCACCGCGGCCACCGCGGACGAGACGCAGGGCGTCGTGACGATCGTCAGCACCCTGAACTACGACCCGTCGTACAGGTCGGCCGGCACCGGGATGGTCATGACGGCCAACGGGCTCGTGCTCACGAACAACCACGTCGTCCAGGGCGCCACGAGCATCGAGGTCACCGACGAGACGACCGGGCAGGCCTACACCGCGAAGGTCGTCGGCACCGACGCCACGAACGACGTCGCCGTGCTGCAGCTCGAGGACGCCAGCGGGCTCACCCCCGTCGACTTCGACGCGTCGGGCGCCGTCGCCACCGGCGACGCCGTGCACTCGACCGGCAACGCCGGCGGCACGGGCGACCTGGTCACGGCCGAGGGCACGGTCCTGGCCACCGACCAGGCGATCTCGGTCGCCAGCGAGACCGGCAGCGGCACCGAGTCGCTGTCGGGCCTGATCGAGCTGCAGTCCGACGTCGTCTCCGGCGACTCCGGAGGGCCTCTGCGCGACGCGGACGGCGAGGTCGTCGGGATCGTGACCGCCGCCTCCTCGGGCACCGCCCCCATCACCGGCTACGCCATCCCGATCTCGCACGCGCTCACGATCGCGAGGCAGATCGTCGCGGGTCAGGGCAGCTCGACGGTCCAGATCGGCCTGCCTGCCTTCCTCGGCGCGCAGATCTCGGGCACGGCGACGGGCACCGGGGCAGGCGTCCCGATCGCCGGCACCGTCCAGGGCAGCGCCGCCGAGTCGGCCGGCCTCGTGGCCGGCGACACCGTCACCGCGCTCGACGGCACCCCCGTCGCGGACGCCTCCGCCCTCACCGCGGCCGTCCAGGCACACGACGCGGGCGACCAGGTGCAGCTGACCTGGACCGACGCTGCCGGCACGAGCCACACCGCGACGGTGACCCTCGGCGAGGGCCCCGCGGCCTGACCGCAGCGAGCACGAAGGCCCTCCCTCCGCATCCGGAGGGAGGGCCTTCGTCCGGTCAGCCGAGCAGGTCGAGGAGACGCCGGGGGCCGACGACGGACCCGCCTGCTGCGCGGACGCGGTCGGCCAGGCCGCGATCGGCCGTCACGACGACGACCCTGGGGTGCGCTCCCCCCTCGGTCGCCGAGGCGACGCGCTGCTCGACCTCCACGACGATCGCGTCGTCGCCCTCGCCGGTCGCGCGACGCACCGTCAGCCCGTCGACGTCAGCGGCGTCGCGGGCCCTGCCCTCGAGGACGACCGTCGTCGTCGGCCACCAGGACGTGGCGGCGCCGGGACCCTCGGGCGGAGCGTCGGACAGGAGCCCGGCAGGCAGGCCGACCGCGAGCGCGTCGGCCAGGGACCCGAGGAGGCGGGCGGCGCCTCCTGCGCGGTCGCGCCACCAGCCGTCGGGCCGGGACCCCACGACGTTCGCCGCGTCGACGACGAGGTGCACGTCGTCGTCGAGCTGGGCCCGGAGGCCGGGCCACGAAGCCGCCAGGCCCGGGTGCAGCGGCAGGACGTCGAGCTCGGCGCGCGGCACCCAGCGCAGCTCGAGGCTCTCGGCGTCGGAGATGACAGGGTCGAAGGCGCGCGTGACGGCCGCGACGACGGTCGTGTACGACCAGAAGCCGAGGTCGAGGACCGACTGGGAGCGGAGGCGGAGCGCGTCGGCCGGGACGGCGGCCTCCTCGCCGGCCTCGCGAAGCGCGCCCGCGACGGCTGTCTCGTCGAAGTCGCGGGCGCCGCCCGGCAGGCCCCAGGTGCCGCCGAAGTGGCTCCACTCGACGCGGTGCTGCAGGAGGACGCGGTCGTCGGCGTCGACGGCCAGGAGGCCGGCGGCACCGTTCCGGCCCCAGAAACGGCGGCCGTCGGGGCCCTCGACCCAGCCGTCGGCGGGTCCGTGGACGGTCACGACTGCTGGGACAGGACGACGAGGCCCGCCACGGTGCCGAGGACGGCGAAGGCGCCGAGCACCAGGCCGACGATCGCGAGGACGAGACCCGAGCGCAGGGGGCCGCGGGCCCGCAGTGCGCGGCTGCGCCGGATGCCGAGCACGCCGTAGACGAGGGCGCCGAGGGAGAACACCACGTTGAGCGCGGGGATCGGCACCGCGAAGGCGAGCACGCCGGCCGCGACGGACAGGAACGCCGCGATCGGTCGGTCGGAGGCGGGGCGGGGGTCGGCGTCGCGCGTCATCGCTGGTGCTCCTCGGTTCGGTGGCCCCAGGTTACCGGCCCCCGCTCCGAGGACGACCTGACACCCAACCGGCCGGCCGGGGACTCCGAACGAGGACAGGGGGCTGGCCCGGAACCCGATGTCGGGTCAGCCCTCCACTCGTGCTGCCGCCGTCTCGGTTCCCCCCTGCAGTCACTGCTGCTGGACGGAGAAGACGTTTCCTGCGGGGTCGTGGAACCAGGCGATGTCCGGGCCGTGGCCCGAGGCGCGACCCCGGACGACCTGGTCCTCGCCGGCCCAGGGCCCACCGGGGTCGGGGCTCAGCCCGCGCTCGGCCAGGTCGGCGAGGGCGACGTCGAGGTCGTCGACGACGAGGTTCAGGACGGTGAACCCGGCCGGGCGGTGGTCGTCCTTGCCGTACACCAGGACGTTCGCGGCGCTGCCGGGCAGCTGGAGCTGCAGCATGCTGCCGTCCATCAGGGGCGTGACGGCGAGC from Frigoribacterium sp. PvP032 includes these protein-coding regions:
- a CDS encoding long-chain fatty acid--CoA ligase, with product MNEHTVPLVVPADPTANATDLLVERAAATPNEPLFSVPDGTGGWTDVTAAEFAARVREVAKGLIAAGIQPGDVVGLMSRTRYEWTLVDFAVWFAGALLVPVYETSSPSQVHWNLSDSGAVAVFVETPDHFARFDEVHPELPDVAHVWQIDLGDLDKLARSGRGVSDDELERRRTLANGDDLATIIYTSGTTGRPKGCMLTHANFVETSRNAAVAMGDVVAPGSSTLLFITTAHVFARFIAVLSVHAGVKVGHQADTKQLLPSLASFRPTFLLAVPRVFEKVYNSAEQKAEASGKGGIFRQAVAVAIAHSKALDEGTVPLGLRLRFALFDRLVYGKLKKAMGGNIRYAVSGSAPLGTRLGHFFRSLDIRILEGYGLTETTAPASVNLVSRFKIGTVGPALPGVSLRIDDDGEVLVKGENVFAGYWKNEEETAAVMQDGWFRTGDLGSLDGDGYLTITGRKKEIIVTAGGKNVAPAVLEDPIRANPLVGQVVVVGDQRPFISALVTLDPEMLPVWLNNAGEAADMPLAEAAEHPAVLAEVQRAVDLANEAVSRAESIRKFVVLPIELTEASGHLTPKMSVKRAVVIKDFAGQIADLYTVYPNTESVRTVSSADKPDSAA
- the def gene encoding peptide deformylase, which codes for MSVRPIRLFGDPVLRSPSDPVRVGDARLASLVDDLLDTVREPGRAGVAAPQIGVGLRAFSYNVDGEVGYVLNPEITELSGEKELVEEGCLSVPGFWFPTPRWSRARVEGIDLDGEPVVLEGDGLMAQALQHETDHLAGTLYVMTLETETRRDALRQIRASDWWRA
- a CDS encoding ParA family protein, which produces MHVLSVSSLKGGVGKTTVTLGLTSAAFAKGLRTLVVDLDPQSDVSTGLDITVAGHLNVADVLASPKEKTVRAAIAPSGWTKGRTGKIDVMIGSPSAINFDGPHPSIRDIWKLEEALANVEADYDLVLIDCAPSLNALTRTAWAASDRVTVVTEPGLFSVAAADRALRAIEEIRRGLSPRLQPLGIIVNRARVQSIEHQFRIKELRDMFGPLVLSPQLPERTSLQQAQGAAKPLHVWPGESAQEMARNFDQLLERIMRTAKIGDYAEPAPR
- a CDS encoding MerR family transcriptional regulator, with amino-acid sequence MNESGSPEGSRYERGLLFTDGMPELDADSGYRGTVAARAAGISYRQLDYWARTGLVEPTIRSAAGSGSQRLYGFRDILVLKLVKRLLDTGISLQQIRTAVNQLREAGVSDLAQTTLMSDGASVYLCTSNDEVIDLVSRGQGVFGIAVGKVLREVETSLVELDSTPAADPSDELAARRGDRAS
- a CDS encoding MerR family transcriptional regulator, yielding MPGSAAARSSPTGAADLLTIGQVLARLKPEFPDLSNSKLRFLEERQLVTPVRTASGYRKFSSADVERLRFILGLQRDHYLPLKVIRQHLDDLDAGRPSTLPTGSAPVSMLSTVRRFSRADLLRESGASSALLDDAIASSLISPSESYGDEPLAVLVALVELGRSGIEPRHLRSFRAAAERELSLIESALASVARRRDPAGRARVAELSRELAGQLEVVRTSLIRSALDRLDT
- a CDS encoding FHA domain-containing protein, with protein sequence MAEPVHHVSDEHGPEQHGDARVDGHTAHTPVQGVPGSSREVDTTLSFNEEYQAQLAALQGGATSDEGEAVAALPSGSALLVVRRGPNIGARFLLDSDVTVAGRHPDAGIFLDDVTVSRKHAEFRRSGTTFTVNDLGSLNGTYFDGVRIDEALLSDGAEVQVGKFRLTFYASRVDLANLALQ
- a CDS encoding S1C family serine protease — translated: MNDRESDADRTADQPTPATTPTPTPTDAAPPEVHTLPHVTGASEARFVSAAAEDPAATQGRPAAVGPELPAAFGPRPSRRRRPGRWALVTGAAAVLVLGIGGAGVGAWSLGHSVGLAAAEARQQTYQLSPQQLPSQGSPFGSSDGSSSGGQLLPGQDQGGTGGTGTSESSATAATADETQGVVTIVSTLNYDPSYRSAGTGMVMTANGLVLTNNHVVQGATSIEVTDETTGQAYTAKVVGTDATNDVAVLQLEDASGLTPVDFDASGAVATGDAVHSTGNAGGTGDLVTAEGTVLATDQAISVASETGSGTESLSGLIELQSDVVSGDSGGPLRDADGEVVGIVTAASSGTAPITGYAIPISHALTIARQIVAGQGSSTVQIGLPAFLGAQISGTATGTGAGVPIAGTVQGSAAESAGLVAGDTVTALDGTPVADASALTAAVQAHDAGDQVQLTWTDAAGTSHTATVTLGEGPAA
- a CDS encoding NUDIX domain-containing protein, with the protein product MTVHGPADGWVEGPDGRRFWGRNGAAGLLAVDADDRVLLQHRVEWSHFGGTWGLPGGARDFDETAVAGALREAGEEAAVPADALRLRSQSVLDLGFWSYTTVVAAVTRAFDPVISDAESLELRWVPRAELDVLPLHPGLAASWPGLRAQLDDDVHLVVDAANVVGSRPDGWWRDRAGGAARLLGSLADALAVGLPAGLLSDAPPEGPGAATSWWPTTTVVLEGRARDAADVDGLTVRRATGEGDDAIVVEVEQRVASATEGGAHPRVVVVTADRGLADRVRAAGGSVVGPRRLLDLLG
- a CDS encoding VOC family protein, with translation MFEPVSAYSGFSVDDVPAAAEFWGEVLGLAVTPLMDGSMLQLQLPGSAANVLVYGKDDHRPAGFTVLNLVVDDLDVALADLAERGLSPDPGGPWAGEDQVVRGRASGHGPDIAWFHDPAGNVFSVQQQ